A section of the Pseudomonas sp. FP453 genome encodes:
- a CDS encoding NADPH-dependent FMN reductase, with translation MSKVYTIAVLVGSLRKESINRKVALALAALAPANLTLNIVEIGDLPLYNEDIDGATPPAAYSSFRQQVSSSDAVLFVTPEYNRSVPAPLKNAIDVGSRPYGKSAWSGKPGAIISVSPGAIGGFGANHHLRQSLVFLDVPCMQQPEAYLGGAGSVFDEAGKLSEKTRPFLQAFIDAYGQWVAKQKA, from the coding sequence ATGAGCAAGGTCTACACGATTGCCGTCCTGGTTGGCAGCTTGAGAAAAGAGTCGATCAACCGCAAGGTCGCCCTGGCCTTGGCCGCACTGGCCCCTGCCAACCTCACGTTGAACATCGTCGAAATTGGCGACTTGCCGCTCTACAACGAAGACATTGACGGCGCGACACCGCCGGCAGCCTACAGTAGTTTCCGTCAACAGGTGAGTTCATCCGACGCGGTGTTGTTCGTGACCCCGGAATACAACCGCTCTGTGCCGGCACCGTTGAAGAATGCGATTGATGTGGGCTCGCGCCCGTATGGCAAAAGTGCCTGGAGCGGCAAGCCGGGCGCGATCATCAGCGTGTCGCCGGGCGCCATCGGTGGCTTTGGTGCCAACCATCATCTGCGCCAGTCCCTGGTGTTCCTCGATGTGCCGTGCATGCAGCAGCCGGAAGCCTACCTGGGCGGTGCGGGGAGTGTGTTTGACGAGGCGGGCAAGCTATCGGAAAAGACCCGGCCGTTCTTGCAGGCGTTTATTGATGCCTATGGCCAGTGGGTTGCCAAGCAAAAAGCCTGA
- the poxB gene encoding ubiquinone-dependent pyruvate dehydrogenase: MAKINLAQQLATTLEQAGIKRIWGLTGDSLNGLTDALRTMDSIEWMHVRHEEVAAFAAGAEAAATGELTVCAGSCGPGNLHLINGLFDCHRNHVPVLAIAAQIPSTEIGLNYFQETHPQELFKECSHFVELVSNPEQMPQVLHRAMRAAILNRGVAVVVIPGDVSLLEVENKLKPWPALHTPRTLPAEQDLQRLTDILEHSQKVTLLCGSGCAGAHDQVVALADALGAPVVHALRGKEHVEWDNPFDVGMTGLIGFSSGYHAMLDCDTLIMLGTDFPYRQFYPTDAQIIQIDRNPQALGRRATLDLGICADVSETIAALLPRLTRKTDRSFLDTSLKHYEKARQGLDDLAQPSKANRPIHPQYVARLLSELADDDAIFTADVGSPTVWAARYLKMNGKRRLIGSFNHGSMANAMPQAIGAQAAFPGRQVISMSGDGGFAMLMGDFISLAQLKLPVKVIVFDNSSLGFVAMEMKAAGYLDAGTELKNPDFAAMSNAMGILGIRVEQSEELEPALRRALAHDGPVLVDVVTATQELVMPPTIKLEQAKGFSLYMLKAVMSGRGDEVIELARTNWLR; the protein is encoded by the coding sequence ATGGCGAAAATCAACCTGGCCCAACAGCTGGCGACCACCCTTGAACAGGCGGGCATCAAGCGCATCTGGGGCCTGACCGGCGACAGCCTCAACGGCCTCACCGACGCCTTGCGCACCATGGACAGCATCGAGTGGATGCACGTGCGCCACGAGGAAGTCGCCGCATTCGCCGCCGGTGCCGAAGCCGCGGCCACCGGTGAATTGACCGTGTGCGCCGGCAGTTGCGGGCCAGGCAACCTGCATTTGATCAACGGCCTGTTCGACTGCCATCGCAACCATGTGCCGGTGCTGGCAATTGCGGCGCAGATTCCGTCCACGGAGATCGGCCTCAACTACTTTCAGGAAACCCATCCCCAGGAGCTGTTCAAGGAGTGCAGCCACTTTGTCGAGCTGGTGAGCAACCCCGAGCAAATGCCGCAGGTGCTGCACCGTGCCATGCGCGCGGCGATCCTCAATCGCGGCGTGGCGGTGGTGGTGATTCCAGGGGATGTGTCGTTGCTGGAAGTGGAGAACAAACTCAAGCCCTGGCCTGCCCTGCACACCCCGCGTACCTTGCCGGCGGAACAGGATCTGCAACGCCTCACCGACATCCTTGAACACAGCCAAAAAGTCACCCTACTGTGCGGCAGCGGGTGCGCCGGTGCCCATGACCAGGTCGTTGCCCTGGCCGACGCCTTGGGCGCGCCGGTGGTGCACGCATTGCGCGGCAAGGAACATGTGGAATGGGACAACCCGTTCGATGTGGGCATGACCGGCTTGATCGGTTTCAGTTCCGGGTACCACGCCATGCTCGACTGCGACACGCTGATCATGCTCGGCACTGACTTTCCCTACCGCCAGTTCTACCCCACTGACGCACAGATCATCCAGATCGACCGCAACCCGCAGGCATTGGGGCGTCGCGCCACGCTGGACCTGGGCATTTGCGCCGACGTGAGTGAAACCATCGCCGCCCTGCTGCCGCGCCTGACGCGCAAAACCGATCGCAGCTTTCTCGACACCTCGCTCAAGCACTACGAAAAAGCCCGCCAGGGCTTGGACGACCTTGCGCAGCCCTCAAAGGCCAACCGGCCGATCCACCCGCAGTACGTCGCACGGTTGCTCAGTGAGTTGGCGGACGATGACGCGATCTTCACCGCTGATGTGGGTTCGCCCACCGTATGGGCGGCGCGCTACCTGAAGATGAATGGCAAGCGTCGGCTGATCGGCTCGTTCAACCACGGTTCCATGGCCAATGCCATGCCCCAGGCTATCGGTGCGCAGGCGGCATTTCCCGGGCGGCAGGTGATCTCGATGTCGGGCGACGGTGGCTTTGCCATGCTGATGGGGGATTTCATCTCGTTGGCGCAGTTGAAATTGCCGGTAAAGGTCATCGTCTTCGATAACTCGTCACTGGGGTTCGTGGCCATGGAGATGAAAGCAGCGGGCTATCTGGACGCTGGCACTGAACTGAAAAACCCGGACTTTGCGGCCATGTCGAACGCCATGGGTATTTTGGGCATTCGCGTGGAGCAGTCAGAAGAGCTGGAGCCGGCGCTGCGTCGCGCGCTGGCCCATGATGGGCCTGTGTTGGTGGATGTGGTGACAGCGACTCAGGAACTGGTGATGCCACCGACGATCAAGCTGGAACAGGCCAAGGGATTCAGCCTGTATATGCTCAAGGCGGTCATGAGCGGGCGTGGCGACGAGGTCATTGAGCTGGCACGCACCAACTGGCTCCGCTAA